A portion of the Punica granatum isolate Tunisia-2019 chromosome 7, ASM765513v2, whole genome shotgun sequence genome contains these proteins:
- the LOC116213868 gene encoding protein AUXIN SIGNALING F-BOX 2-like, which translates to MNYFPDEVIEHVFDYVTSHWDRNSISLVCKSWYRIERFSRQRVFIGNCYAISPARLIGRFPAIRSLSLKGKPHFADFNLVPHDWGGHVYPWVVALAKSRVNLEELRLKRMVVTDESLELISRSFVNFKSLVLVSCEGFTTDGLKAIAANCRFLRELDLQENEVEDRRGQWLNHFPESNTSLVSLNFACLKGDINLAALERLVARSPNLKSLRVNRAVPLDTLQKILVRAPQLVDLGTGSFLHDPDSETFYKLRNTIEKCKSIRSLSGFLEVAPYCLSAIYPICPNLTSLNLSYAPGVPGSELMKLIRHCRNLQRLWILDCIGDKGLGVVASSCKELQELRVFPSDPFGVGNTVVTEEGLVAISIGCKKLNSLLYFCIQMTNAALITVAKNCPNFVRFRLCILDPVKVDPVTQQPLDEGFGAIVQSCRGLRRLSLSGLLTDQVFLYIGMYGEQLEMLSVAFAGNSDKGMMYVLNGCKKLRKLEIRDAPFGDVALLADPGKYETMRSLWMSSCEVTLGACKALARKMPRLNVEIIDDSDQVGEDCGGAPAAPSAISDGDDKQKVEKMYLYRSLVGRREDAPDFVWTL; encoded by the exons ATGAATTACTTCCCAGATGAAGTGATAGAGCATGTGTTCGACTACGTGACGTCGCACTGGGACCGTAATTCAATCTCTCTAGTGTGTAAATCGTGGTATAGGATCGAGAGATTTAGCAGGCAGAGGGTGTTCATTGGCAATTGCTATGCAATCAGTCCAGCGAGGTTAATCGGGAGGTTCCCCGCGATCCGGTCCCTTTCTTTGAAGGGGAAGCCCCATTTCGCGGACTTCAACCTGGTGCCGCACGACTGGGGAGGCCATGTCTACCCATGGGTCGTGGCCTTGGCTAAGAGTAGAGTTAATTTGGAGGAGCTTAGGTTGAAGAGGATGGTGGTGACAGATGAGAGTCTTGAGCTGATCTCGAGGTCATTTGTGAATTTCAAGTCTCTGGTTCTTGTCAGCTGTGAAGGGTTCACTACCGATGGCCTAAAAGCGATAGCTGCCAATTGTAG GTTTCTGAGGGAGCTAGACTTGCAAGAAAATGAGGTTGAGGACCGCAGGGGCCAGTGGCTCAACCACTTCCCTGAGAGCAACACATCTCTCGTCTCCTTAAATTTTGCATGCCTTAAAGGCGACATAAATTTAGCAGCTCTCGAGCGGCTTGTGGCTCGGTCTCCAAATCTCAAGTCTCTGAGGGTGAATCGTGCTGTCCCTCTTGATACGCTGCAGAAGATTCTTGTGCGAGCCCCTCAGTTAGTGGACCTGGGCACAGGGTCTTTTCTTCATGATCCAGATTCTGAAACCTTCTACAAGCTGAGGAATACAATTGAGAAGTGTAAATCCATCAGGAGTTTGTCTGGATTTTTAGAGGTCGCACCTTACTGCCTATCTGCTATTTATCCCATCTGCCCGAACCTGACCTCGTTGAATCTAAGCTATGCCCCAGGAGTTCCTGGTAGCGAGCTAATGAAACTAATCCGCCATTGCAGAAACCTCCAACGCCTGTGG ATTCTCGATTGCATCGGAGACAAAGGGCTCGGGGTTGTGGCTTCAAGCTGCAAAGAACTGCAGGAGCTGAGGGTTTTCCCCTCCGATCCCTTTGGGGTCGGGAACACTGTGGTCACAGAAGAAGGCCTGGTTGCGATCTCCATTGGTTGCAAGAAGCTGAACTCACTGCTTTACTTCTGCATCCAGATGACCAATGCTGCCCTGATCACTGTGGCCAAGAACTGTCCCAACTTTGTCCGCTTCAGGCTCTGCATCCTGGACCCCGTCAAGGTGGATCCCGTTACACAGCAGCCACTGGATGAAGGCTTTGGGGCAATTGTCCAGTCCTGTAGAGGACTGAGAAGACTTTCCCTCTCGGGCCTCTTGACGGATCAGGTGTTCCTGTACATAGGCATGTATGGGGAGCAGCTTGAGATGCTCTCTGTTGCATTTGCTGGGAATAGCGACAAGGGGATGATGTATGTCCTGAATGGGTGCAAgaagctgagaaagctcgagATTAGGGATGCTCCTTTCGGGGATGTCGCCCTTCTGGCAGACCCGGGGAAGTACGAGACAATGCGATCCCTTTGGATGTCCTCTTGTGAGGTCACCCTTGGGGCTTGCAAGGCTCTGGCGAGGAAGATGCCAAGGCTGAATGTGGAGATTATCGACGATTCTGATCAGGTGGGAGAGGACTGTGGTGGGGCCCCAGCTGCTCCTTCCGCCATTTCTGATGGTGATGATAAGCAGAAGGTGGAGAAGATGTACCTCTACCGGAGCCTGGTGGGGCGTAGAGAAGACGCGCCTGACTTCGTCTGGACCTTGTAA
- the LOC116212682 gene encoding cysteine-rich and transmembrane domain-containing protein WIH2, with amino-acid sequence MSYERAPQDPYPPPGYPHAHYPPPGYPSAPPPPYEGYPPPPPVGYPYPPPPGPPPPRPPFEGYQGYFGNYPPPPSQPQYQQCQHYEHHHYDDQPGCFSFLQGCLAALCCCCMMEECCFLLR; translated from the exons atgagttACGAGAGAGCTCCTCAGGACCCTTACCCTCCTCCAG GGTACCCGCATGCTCATTATCCACCGCCGGGCTACCCATCAGCCCCGCCGCCTCCATACGAGGGGTACCCGCCTCCACCGCCAGTTGGGTACCCCTACCCTCCGCCACCGGGGCCGCCCCCACCTCGCCCACCGTTTGAAGGGTACCAGGGGTATTTCGGCAATTACCCGCCTCCCCCGTCGCAGCCCCAATACCAGCAGTGCCAGCACTACGAACATCACCACTACGATGATCAGCCGGGCTGTTTTTCCTTCCTGCAGGGCTG TTTGGCTGccctctgctgctgctgtaTGATGGAAGAGTGCTGCTTCCTTCTGCGATGA